A window of the Arcobacter sp. F155 genome harbors these coding sequences:
- a CDS encoding RDD family protein, whose protein sequence is MNTDNLELASNRKRALAYVIDDFLVTFIIIVMFWDKIVVNGTDLVSVLAVMNAFIWQVLLLKFIYQTFFIWYYGATVGKIIAKVRVIDFNNFGRVSLLTSATRSVFRLFSEMFFYFGFIFAFFTESRQTLHDKVGRTLVVNA, encoded by the coding sequence ATGAATACAGATAACTTAGAATTAGCATCAAATAGAAAAAGAGCTTTAGCTTATGTTATTGATGATTTTTTAGTAACATTCATTATTATAGTAATGTTTTGGGATAAAATAGTTGTTAATGGAACAGACTTAGTGTCTGTTCTTGCTGTAATGAATGCCTTTATTTGGCAAGTACTACTTTTAAAATTCATTTATCAAACATTTTTTATTTGGTACTATGGTGCAACTGTAGGAAAAATAATAGCTAAAGTGAGAGTTATTGATTTTAATAACTTTGGAAGAGTATCTTTACTTACTTCTGCAACAAGATCAGTTTTTAGACTTTTTAGTGAGATGTTTTTCTATTTTGGATTTATTTTTGCTTTCTTTACAGAAAGTAGACAAACATTACATGATAAAGTAGGAAGGACATTGGTAGTTAATGCTTAA
- a CDS encoding SulP family inorganic anion transporter, whose protein sequence is MNINTFKNDIFGGVTAAIVALPLALAFGVASGAGAIAGLYGAIILGFFASLFGGTSTQISGPTGPMTVITASAIATFQNDLQAVFTVIFLSGLIQISFGIVKIGKWIKYIPYPVISGFMSGIGIIIIILQINSFVGVDSYGSVIETVVNIPSTIKNIDFHSFIIASITLVIMFLTPKKIAKLIPPALIALVFVTLLSVSMNFSISTIGEIPMGLPELVFPFSFDILKLSTIITLAITLALLGSIDSLLTSLVADSMTKTKHKPNKELIAQGIGNSICSFFGAIPGAGATMRTVINIKSGGTTRVSGIVHSITLLLIVLVLAPFASSIPLAVLSGILIKVGFDILDYKFIRLINKVSKQDLLVMVTVVLLTVFVDLIMAVGVGITFASIIAVYKVSKNTKIKTIYPKRESDFDIDIEDKSTKIIKIKGSLFFGTASILDRRIDKVRARTKTLVLDCLEVSVLDLSAIFMLEEIVRRLKNRDIEVILLLKISDKKRVINLDRNNIFKNIKIFNKIDNAVNSIQENNYKRSPL, encoded by the coding sequence TTGAATATAAACACTTTTAAGAATGATATTTTTGGAGGTGTAACTGCTGCTATTGTTGCATTACCATTGGCTTTAGCCTTTGGTGTTGCAAGTGGTGCAGGTGCAATCGCAGGTCTTTATGGAGCAATTATCTTAGGATTTTTTGCTTCGCTTTTTGGTGGAACTTCTACCCAAATTTCTGGTCCAACTGGACCTATGACAGTTATTACAGCTTCTGCTATAGCAACTTTTCAAAATGATTTACAAGCTGTTTTTACTGTAATCTTTCTATCTGGATTAATTCAAATCTCTTTTGGTATTGTTAAAATAGGAAAATGGATTAAGTATATTCCTTATCCCGTTATTTCTGGTTTTATGTCAGGAATTGGAATTATAATTATTATCTTACAAATAAACTCGTTTGTAGGAGTTGATTCATATGGTTCGGTTATAGAAACAGTAGTTAATATTCCAAGTACTATAAAAAATATAGATTTTCATTCTTTTATAATTGCTTCAATAACCCTAGTAATAATGTTTTTAACTCCTAAAAAAATTGCAAAGCTAATTCCTCCTGCTTTAATTGCTTTAGTTTTTGTAACTTTACTTTCAGTATCAATGAACTTTTCAATCTCTACAATTGGAGAAATACCAATGGGTTTACCAGAGCTTGTATTTCCTTTTAGTTTTGATATCTTAAAACTTAGTACTATTATAACTTTAGCTATAACTTTAGCACTTTTAGGTTCAATTGATTCATTACTTACTTCACTTGTTGCTGATTCTATGACAAAAACTAAACATAAGCCAAATAAAGAGCTTATTGCCCAAGGAATTGGGAACTCTATTTGTTCTTTCTTTGGAGCAATCCCAGGAGCTGGGGCTACAATGAGAACAGTAATAAATATAAAAAGTGGAGGAACAACAAGAGTCTCAGGAATAGTTCACTCTATTACTTTACTTTTGATTGTTTTAGTTCTAGCACCTTTTGCTTCAAGTATTCCCCTTGCTGTATTGTCTGGAATTTTAATAAAAGTAGGTTTTGATATCTTAGATTATAAGTTTATAAGACTTATAAATAAAGTTTCAAAGCAAGACCTTCTTGTGATGGTTACAGTAGTTTTATTAACAGTTTTTGTAGATTTAATTATGGCTGTAGGAGTAGGGATAACTTTTGCTTCAATTATTGCAGTTTATAAAGTATCCAAAAATACTAAAATCAAAACTATCTATCCTAAAAGAGAATCAGACTTTGATATTGATATTGAAGATAAATCAACAAAGATTATTAAGATAAAAGGTTCATTGTTTTTTGGAACAGCTTCTATTCTTGATAGAAGAATAGATAAAGTAAGAGCTAGAACAAAAACCCTTGTTTTGGACTGCTTAGAGGTTAGTGTTTTGGATTTATCGGCAATATTTATGCTAGAAGAGATTGTTAGAAGGTTAAAAAATAGAGATATTGAAGTAATTTTACTATTAAAAATTTCTGATAAAAAAAGAGTTATTAATTTAGATAGAAATAATATATTTAAAAATATAAAAATATTTAATAAGATTGATAATGCTGTAAATTCAATTCAAGAAAATAATTATAAAAGAAGCCCACTATAA
- the der gene encoding ribosome biogenesis GTPase Der, whose amino-acid sequence MDKKLKKIALIGQPNVGKSSLFNRIAKQRIAIVSDMAGTTRDIRRHEVEILEKDALMLDTGGIDETNDAIFTNVKRKAIECAKEADIILFMVDGKRLPDDKDKELFYELQDLGKQLALVVNKIDNDKEKERLWNFYEFGIDEDNLFGISVSHNRGTKTLFEWVAARLPARKIEEEVIINSEIVEDDLSLEQFLDPVEDINETAQLDDGQVKVAIIGRVNVGKSSILNALVGEERSVVSPVAGTTIDPVDEAFDYKDKHITFVDTAGLRRRGKIEGIEKYALNRTTQMLEKANLALLVLDASSELVDLDEKIAGLVDKYGLGTIIVLNKWDENMDTFKKLEDKIRSKFKFLYYAPIIAVSAKTGRSIDRLKDKIIEIYENYAQRIPTSVLNRTIEEAVIRHALPSPNGAYLRIYYTTQYEVKPPRVALIMNKPRLLHFSYKRYLINFLRKNINFEGTPIHIITRGKGERDIDEDEVEAF is encoded by the coding sequence ATGGACAAAAAACTAAAAAAAATTGCTTTAATTGGTCAACCAAATGTAGGTAAATCATCACTGTTTAACAGAATTGCAAAACAAAGAATAGCTATTGTTTCTGATATGGCTGGAACTACTAGAGATATTAGAAGACATGAAGTTGAAATCTTAGAAAAAGATGCTTTAATGCTAGATACTGGTGGAATTGATGAAACAAATGATGCAATTTTTACAAACGTTAAAAGAAAGGCCATAGAGTGTGCAAAAGAGGCTGATATAATACTTTTTATGGTAGATGGTAAAAGATTACCTGATGATAAAGATAAAGAACTATTTTATGAGCTTCAAGATTTAGGAAAACAACTAGCATTAGTTGTAAATAAAATCGATAATGATAAAGAGAAAGAAAGACTTTGGAACTTTTATGAGTTTGGAATAGATGAAGATAATCTATTTGGAATATCAGTTTCTCATAATAGAGGAACTAAAACTTTATTTGAATGGGTAGCTGCTAGACTTCCAGCAAGAAAAATTGAAGAAGAAGTAATAATTAACAGTGAAATTGTAGAAGATGATCTTTCTTTAGAACAATTTTTAGACCCAGTTGAAGATATAAATGAAACTGCTCAATTAGATGATGGTCAAGTTAAAGTAGCTATTATTGGTAGAGTTAATGTAGGTAAATCTTCAATTTTAAATGCACTTGTTGGAGAAGAAAGATCAGTGGTTTCTCCTGTTGCAGGAACTACTATTGATCCTGTTGATGAGGCTTTTGATTATAAAGATAAGCACATCACTTTTGTTGATACAGCGGGTCTAAGAAGAAGAGGAAAAATTGAAGGTATAGAAAAATATGCTTTAAATAGAACTACTCAAATGCTAGAGAAAGCCAATTTAGCTCTTTTAGTTTTAGATGCTTCTTCAGAATTAGTTGATTTAGATGAAAAAATTGCTGGACTTGTAGATAAATATGGTTTAGGAACAATTATTGTCTTAAATAAATGGGATGAAAATATGGATACCTTCAAAAAACTTGAAGATAAAATTCGTTCTAAATTTAAATTTTTATATTATGCTCCTATTATTGCAGTTTCAGCTAAAACAGGTAGAAGTATAGATAGACTAAAAGATAAAATTATAGAAATTTATGAAAATTATGCACAAAGAATTCCAACATCAGTATTAAATAGAACAATTGAAGAAGCTGTTATTAGACATGCTCTTCCAAGTCCTAATGGTGCATATTTAAGAATATATTATACAACTCAATATGAGGTTAAGCCCCCAAGAGTTGCACTTATTATGAATAAACCACGACTACTACATTTTTCATATAAAAGATATTTGATTAATTTTTTAAGAAAAAATATTAACTTTGAAGGAACACCTATTCATATTATCACAAGAGGAAAAGGTGAAAGAGATATTGATGAGGATGAAGTAGAAGCTTTCTAA
- the hpf gene encoding ribosome hibernation-promoting factor, HPF/YfiA family, which translates to MNTSIVGRHIELTEPIKDYVNSSIEIFKKYNLDIISVNAIIAQEEKNGRKAFTFEFTLNIAHLDTVVVKQKDKDLYAAIDIAVDRVSKVLRRHHDKITGHKATKLTEVVSQEIEDEIANELDKLDSEIFPVRLTSYKPMDIEEALTELKESDAIFKVFYDKDDNMRVLYKSKDEGKFGLY; encoded by the coding sequence ATGAATACAAGTATTGTAGGAAGACACATAGAATTAACAGAGCCAATTAAAGATTACGTTAATAGCTCAATCGAAATTTTCAAAAAATATAATTTAGATATTATATCTGTTAATGCAATTATTGCACAAGAAGAAAAAAATGGTAGAAAAGCTTTTACTTTTGAATTCACTTTAAATATTGCACATTTAGATACTGTAGTTGTAAAACAAAAAGATAAAGATTTATATGCAGCGATTGATATTGCTGTAGATAGAGTATCAAAAGTTTTAAGAAGACATCATGATAAAATTACTGGTCATAAAGCAACTAAGCTTACTGAAGTAGTTTCTCAAGAGATTGAAGATGAAATTGCTAATGAACTAGATAAATTAGATTCTGAAATCTTCCCTGTAAGACTTACTTCTTACAAACCAATGGATATTGAAGAGGCATTAACTGAATTAAAAGAGTCAGATGCTATCTTTAAAGTATTCTATGACAAAGATGATAATATGAGAGTATTATACAAATCAAAAGACGAAGGTAAATTTGGATTATATTAA
- the purD gene encoding phosphoribosylamine--glycine ligase — protein MNILILGSGGREYSIGLAISKEEENHKLYFNPGNGATSQIAENINIKDYNELAIWAKENAIDLTIVGPEAPLVDGVVDIFKEHGLTVFGPSKAAAQLEGSKVYMKNILKKYNIPTAAFIETTSEKEAHDFIDTMSEPIVVKADGLCAGKGVIIAQSKDEAKQAASDMLSGSSFGDAGTSIVVEEYLDGYELSIFAICDGENYKVLPAAQDHKRVGDGDTGPNTGGMGAYAPTPLVNDDIYKKVEERVIKPTLEGMKQEGAPFEGVLFIGVMVVNGEPIILEYNVRFGDPECEILMPLLETPVSELFYKGATKQLDKLDIKIKDEYGVAVVMASGNYPYGSSEPAEIIVDEIVDEDLKEHTHISYAGVEMQDGKLMATGGRVLLCVGFGKSIRQARDRAYGLCGQVHFAGKKIRTDIAYQALK, from the coding sequence GTGAACATTTTAATACTTGGTAGTGGTGGAAGAGAATACTCAATAGGACTTGCTATTTCTAAAGAAGAAGAGAATCATAAATTATATTTTAACCCAGGAAATGGGGCAACTTCGCAAATTGCAGAGAATATCAATATTAAAGATTATAATGAGTTAGCTATTTGGGCAAAAGAAAATGCAATTGATTTAACAATTGTTGGACCAGAAGCTCCACTAGTAGATGGTGTTGTTGATATATTTAAAGAGCATGGATTAACTGTGTTTGGACCAAGCAAAGCTGCAGCTCAGCTAGAGGGTTCAAAAGTTTATATGAAAAACATTTTAAAGAAATATAACATACCAACAGCAGCGTTTATAGAAACTACAAGTGAAAAAGAAGCTCACGATTTCATTGATACAATGAGTGAACCAATTGTTGTAAAAGCAGATGGTTTATGTGCAGGTAAAGGTGTAATTATTGCTCAGTCAAAAGATGAAGCAAAACAAGCAGCATCTGATATGTTAAGTGGTTCATCTTTTGGAGATGCAGGAACTTCTATTGTTGTTGAAGAGTATTTAGATGGATATGAGTTATCTATTTTTGCTATTTGTGATGGTGAAAACTATAAAGTTTTACCAGCAGCACAAGACCATAAAAGAGTAGGGGATGGTGATACTGGACCAAATACTGGTGGTATGGGTGCTTACGCTCCAACTCCTTTAGTAAATGATGATATTTATAAAAAAGTAGAAGAAAGAGTAATTAAACCAACTTTAGAAGGAATGAAACAAGAAGGTGCTCCTTTTGAAGGTGTACTATTTATTGGAGTAATGGTAGTAAATGGTGAGCCAATTATTTTAGAATATAACGTTAGATTTGGTGACCCAGAGTGTGAAATTTTAATGCCTTTATTAGAAACTCCTGTTTCAGAACTGTTTTATAAAGGTGCTACAAAACAACTTGATAAGTTAGATATTAAAATTAAAGATGAATATGGTGTTGCAGTTGTTATGGCAAGTGGTAACTATCCATATGGTTCAAGTGAACCTGCAGAGATTATTGTTGATGAAATTGTTGATGAAGATTTAAAAGAGCATACGCATATCTCATATGCTGGTGTTGAAATGCAAGATGGTAAACTAATGGCAACAGGCGGAAGAGTTCTTCTTTGTGTTGGTTTTGGTAAATCTATTAGGCAAGCAAGAGATAGAGCATATGGTCTTTGTGGTCAAGTTCATTTTGCAGGTAAAAAAATCAGAACAGATATTGCTTATCAGGCATTAAAATAA
- a CDS encoding LPS-assembly protein LptD, with the protein MLKKVIATAILVVSLHAENEKFQVIANNLNTKNNILVAKGDVVVFSPKYYITAQKIIHDKDKNTLELFDDVIIVKNNNVQTKSDYAFLDLNNDDLYQNPNIFYEEKSQIWINSKDADKKNDLIELGKSILSSCDCDDPDWSIRSTSMDYDTKDMWINTYNTTLYVKDFPVIYTPYLGFSTDTRRRTGLLIPLLGYSSTEGFFYNQPIYFAPAPNYDIEVIPQIRTSRGYGSYFYFRYADSPDSMLRIGTGYFKEKESYVEENNLRDDEHYGFNLDYERVNLFADTFDSKDGLYASIRYLNDVEFNSLEDSRYQESIEKKVESKINYVYDTPDYFLGAYSRYYIDTQKESNNETLQELPKLQAHSYSRPLIDRLMYSTDLKYTNHYRRDGLNANQYEFSIPLSYSFSLLDDYLTLTLKHQVTANKFEYSDKDTGLNLEDGTFVESVSSVMLNSDLIKPYENYIHTMNLSAEYNHFNTMKEEGDLYSISNTNSQLSSFPVTESSDNIIFGLNQSIYDKEDLKQIINHRIRQSIVYNDQDEAKLHNLENQITYNYGLGAISNKVVYNHQDDQFIENSTNFSLSYEDYYLRLGYYMSKDTPNSGKEELESYNVATSYRISHDYKIGYTTTYDLERDYRSKEAIHFDINDRCWDFSISFERETEPASTLDLEPITQDIFYLQLVLKPLGAVKQAFELERDK; encoded by the coding sequence ATGCTTAAGAAGGTTATAGCAACAGCTATTTTAGTTGTATCATTACATGCAGAAAATGAAAAGTTTCAAGTTATTGCAAATAACTTAAATACAAAAAACAATATTTTAGTTGCAAAGGGAGATGTTGTTGTATTCTCTCCTAAATACTATATTACTGCGCAAAAAATTATTCATGATAAAGATAAAAATACATTAGAGTTATTTGATGATGTAATTATTGTTAAAAATAATAATGTTCAAACAAAAAGTGATTATGCATTTTTAGATCTAAATAATGATGATTTATATCAAAATCCAAATATTTTTTATGAAGAGAAGAGCCAAATCTGGATTAACTCAAAAGATGCAGATAAGAAAAATGATCTAATTGAGTTAGGAAAATCAATTCTTTCAAGTTGTGATTGTGATGATCCAGATTGGAGTATTAGATCTACTAGTATGGATTATGACACAAAAGATATGTGGATTAATACATATAACACAACTTTATATGTAAAAGATTTTCCAGTTATTTATACACCATATTTAGGCTTCTCAACAGATACAAGAAGAAGAACGGGACTTTTAATTCCTTTATTAGGATATTCTAGTACAGAAGGTTTTTTCTATAATCAACCTATCTATTTTGCTCCTGCTCCAAACTATGATATTGAGGTTATTCCTCAAATTAGAACTAGTAGAGGATATGGTTCATATTTTTATTTTAGATATGCAGATTCTCCAGATTCTATGCTTAGAATTGGAACAGGTTACTTCAAAGAAAAAGAGTCTTATGTTGAAGAAAACAACTTAAGAGATGATGAACATTATGGATTTAATTTAGATTATGAAAGAGTAAATCTATTTGCAGATACTTTTGATTCAAAAGATGGATTATATGCTTCTATAAGATATTTAAATGATGTAGAGTTTAACTCTTTAGAAGATAGTAGATATCAAGAGTCTATTGAAAAAAAGGTAGAGTCTAAAATTAACTATGTGTATGACACTCCTGACTATTTTTTAGGTGCATATTCAAGATATTATATTGATACACAAAAAGAATCAAATAATGAAACTCTTCAAGAACTACCAAAACTTCAAGCTCACTCTTATAGTAGACCTTTAATAGATAGATTAATGTATTCTACAGATTTAAAATATACTAACCACTATAGAAGAGATGGTTTAAATGCTAATCAATATGAGTTTAGTATTCCTTTATCTTATTCATTCTCTTTATTAGATGATTATTTAACACTTACGCTTAAACATCAAGTAACAGCAAATAAGTTTGAATATAGTGATAAGGATACAGGATTAAATCTTGAAGACGGTACTTTTGTTGAAAGTGTAAGTAGTGTTATGTTAAATAGTGATTTAATTAAACCCTATGAAAACTATATTCATACTATGAATTTAAGTGCTGAGTATAATCATTTTAATACAATGAAAGAAGAGGGTGATCTTTACTCTATTTCAAATACTAACTCTCAGTTAAGTTCATTTCCTGTTACTGAAAGTTCAGATAATATAATATTTGGATTAAATCAATCTATTTATGATAAAGAAGATTTAAAACAAATAATAAATCATAGAATTAGACAATCAATTGTATATAATGACCAAGATGAAGCTAAATTACATAATTTAGAGAATCAAATCACTTATAACTATGGTTTAGGTGCAATATCTAATAAAGTAGTTTATAATCATCAGGATGATCAGTTTATTGAAAACTCTACAAACTTCTCATTATCATATGAAGATTATTATCTAAGACTTGGATATTATATGTCTAAAGATACACCTAACTCAGGGAAAGAAGAGCTAGAGTCTTATAATGTAGCTACAAGCTATAGAATCTCTCATGATTATAAAATAGGTTATACTACAACATATGATTTAGAAAGAGACTATAGAAGTAAAGAAGCTATACACTTTGATATCAATGATAGATGTTGGGATTTTAGTATTAGTTTTGAAAGAGAAACAGAGCCTGCTTCAACTCTGGACTTAGAACCTATTACACAAGATATTTTCTATTTACAGTTAGTTTTAAAGCCATTAGGTGCAGTTAAACAAGCGTTTGAATTAGAAAGAGATAAATAG
- a CDS encoding phosphoribosyltransferase: MTPDRIFFKNRDVAAYRLIDVLPVNKMKLEEWIVIATSYGGYPVAQIIAKELEGNCDVLFSRKILSPNNEDCEVAIVTETEEVVIHEELVKAFDISLDFVFSKSRYIYENDLSKMVCKHRRGKKLGDFTNKNILLVDEGLNTSLTMMACIKTAINLGAKSVSVATPILPKVSINTIESIADDLYYVESLDHFIDIGFYYDELDELQYEDLLKIMNKG, encoded by the coding sequence ATGACTCCTGATAGAATCTTTTTTAAAAATAGAGATGTAGCAGCATATAGACTTATCGATGTTTTACCTGTAAATAAGATGAAGCTTGAAGAGTGGATTGTTATTGCAACTTCGTATGGAGGTTATCCTGTAGCTCAGATTATTGCAAAAGAGTTAGAGGGAAACTGCGATGTACTTTTTTCAAGAAAAATACTATCTCCTAACAATGAAGATTGTGAAGTTGCAATTGTTACTGAAACAGAAGAGGTTGTAATTCATGAGGAACTAGTAAAAGCGTTTGATATTAGCTTAGATTTTGTTTTTTCAAAATCTAGATATATTTATGAAAATGACTTATCAAAAATGGTTTGTAAACATAGAAGAGGAAAAAAACTTGGAGATTTTACAAATAAAAACATTCTACTTGTAGATGAAGGATTAAATACAAGCTTAACTATGATGGCTTGTATTAAAACAGCAATTAATCTAGGTGCAAAATCAGTTTCTGTAGCAACACCAATCTTACCAAAAGTGAGTATAAATACTATAGAATCAATTGCAGATGATTTATATTATGTAGAGAGTCTTGACCATTTTATAGATATTGGTTTCTATTATGATGAACTTGATGAATTACAATATGAAGACTTATTAAAAATAATGAATAAAGGATAA
- a CDS encoding DNA translocase FtsK, with protein sequence MLKKIFSLIILFLIVYFEYATFISDKSSVGQIGSVFANFSHTNFGFLSYGYLLLLLVPLYIINFKENFDWNDFSIKTVSIFLLLITLLTFQSLVVDGKLSGEIGNYIVDSMMPFIGVAGLWIFVIIGFVISFLILLEDMSFNIDIEKITPNFKKVDTTSKPKRISSRKKEKRERKQAPAKEEKVSIQEEEEIPEIVIDESAESITDIKVDDLNIISLDQEDLNKEEVKEINISSVEEEISDITVVEDSTSHGIIVDELEENKKLLEDIELGKTEKPKDFELPPTKFFQNAPKDKKSKISEGVIDQKIEDLLEKLLMFKIEGDVVRTYTGPVVTTFEFKPAPNVKVSKILNLQDDLAMALKAQTIRIQAPIPGKDVVGIEVPNEDMQTIFIRELLESEIFQNSKSPLTMVLGKDIVGKPFITDLKKLPHLLIAGTTGSGKSVGINAMILSLLYKNSPDNLRLVMIDPKMLEFSMYNDIPHLLTPVITKPTDAINALSNMVAEMERRYTLMSQTKTKNIENYNEKAKKEGYDKIPYIVVVIDELADLMMTSGKDVEHSIARLAQMARASGIHLIVATQRPSVDVVTGLIKANLPSRLSYKVGQKVDSKIILDSLGAESLLGRGDMLFTPPGTSNIVRIHAPWSKEDEIEAVVDFLKYQREVEYDMNFVKDRNTSDIAGATGVELGELDELYEDAKLVVLNDKKTSISYIQRKLRIGYNRAATIVEQLEQTGVLSEANAKGNREILI encoded by the coding sequence ATTTTAAAGAAGATTTTTTCACTAATCATACTTTTTTTAATTGTATATTTTGAATATGCAACTTTCATATCAGATAAAAGTAGTGTAGGGCAAATAGGTTCTGTATTTGCTAACTTTTCTCACACTAATTTTGGATTTTTATCATATGGTTATTTATTATTACTATTAGTGCCACTTTATATTATTAACTTTAAAGAAAATTTTGATTGGAATGATTTTTCTATAAAAACTGTTTCAATTTTCTTATTATTGATTACTCTTTTAACTTTCCAGTCTTTAGTTGTAGATGGAAAACTAAGTGGTGAAATAGGTAACTATATTGTTGACTCAATGATGCCATTTATCGGGGTTGCCGGCCTTTGGATATTCGTTATTATTGGTTTTGTAATCTCATTTTTAATTCTTCTCGAAGACATGAGTTTTAATATTGATATTGAAAAAATAACTCCAAATTTCAAAAAAGTAGACACTACATCTAAACCTAAAAGAATCTCTAGCAGAAAAAAAGAGAAAAGAGAAAGAAAACAAGCTCCTGCAAAAGAAGAGAAGGTTTCTATTCAAGAAGAGGAAGAGATTCCTGAAATAGTAATTGATGAGAGTGCAGAGAGTATTACTGATATTAAAGTTGATGACTTAAATATTATCTCTTTAGACCAAGAAGACTTAAATAAAGAAGAAGTAAAAGAGATAAATATCTCTTCAGTTGAAGAAGAAATCTCTGATATCACAGTAGTTGAAGATAGTACTTCTCATGGAATTATTGTAGATGAATTAGAAGAAAATAAAAAACTTCTAGAAGATATTGAATTAGGTAAAACTGAAAAGCCAAAAGATTTTGAGCTACCACCAACTAAATTCTTCCAAAATGCACCAAAAGATAAAAAATCAAAAATATCTGAAGGTGTGATTGATCAAAAGATTGAAGATTTATTAGAAAAACTTTTAATGTTTAAAATTGAAGGTGATGTTGTAAGAACTTATACAGGTCCAGTTGTTACTACATTTGAGTTTAAACCAGCTCCAAATGTAAAGGTTTCAAAAATTTTAAATCTTCAAGATGATTTAGCAATGGCCTTAAAAGCTCAAACAATAAGAATTCAAGCTCCAATTCCAGGAAAAGATGTTGTTGGAATTGAGGTTCCAAATGAAGACATGCAAACAATTTTTATTAGAGAACTTTTAGAGAGTGAGATTTTCCAAAACTCTAAATCACCATTAACAATGGTTTTAGGTAAAGATATTGTTGGAAAACCATTTATTACAGACTTGAAGAAATTACCACATTTACTTATTGCTGGAACTACAGGTTCTGGTAAATCTGTAGGTATTAATGCAATGATTTTATCATTATTGTATAAGAACTCTCCAGATAATCTAAGACTTGTAATGATTGATCCAAAAATGCTAGAGTTTTCAATGTATAATGATATTCCGCATCTTTTAACTCCTGTTATTACAAAGCCAACTGATGCAATTAATGCTTTATCAAATATGGTTGCTGAGATGGAAAGAAGATATACTTTAATGTCTCAAACAAAAACTAAAAATATTGAAAACTATAATGAAAAAGCTAAAAAAGAAGGTTATGATAAAATCCCTTATATTGTTGTAGTTATTGATGAGTTAGCTGATTTAATGATGACAAGTGGAAAAGATGTAGAACACTCTATTGCAAGACTTGCTCAAATGGCAAGAGCTAGTGGTATTCACTTAATTGTAGCAACACAAAGACCTTCTGTTGATGTTGTAACAGGTCTTATTAAAGCAAACCTACCATCTAGACTATCATATAAAGTAGGTCAAAAAGTTGATTCAAAAATCATCTTAGACTCTTTAGGTGCTGAATCATTACTTGGACGTGGAGATATGTTGTTTACACCTCCTGGTACTTCAAATATTGTAAGAATTCATGCTCCTTGGTCAAAAGAGGATGAAATTGAAGCTGTAGTTGACTTCTTAAAGTACCAAAGAGAAGTAGAATATGATATGAACTTTGTAAAGGATAGAAATACTTCTGATATTGCAGGTGCAACTGGTGTTGAGCTTGGAGAATTAGATGAACTTTATGAAGATGCAAAATTAGTTGTTTTAAATGATAAAAAAACATCTATTTCATATATTCAAAGAAAACTAAGAATAGGGTACAACAGAGCGGCTACAATTGTAGAACAATTAGAACAAACAGGTGTTTTAAGTGAAGCAAATGCTAAAGGTAACAGAGAAATATTAATTTAA